A single region of the Hyphomonas adhaerens MHS-3 genome encodes:
- a CDS encoding protein-disulfide reductase DsbD family protein, with amino-acid sequence MKLSACLTALFGAILFMLPAAAAPVDAGHARVELISERDAALPGETIYAALKMDLDNGWHVYWLNAGDAGLPPQLIAQPGSDIEADAIGKIVWPLPHLLPVVEGEIMDYGYNNEVVFPFPITIPEDAMGPVTLDVMADYLICEDTCVPEQAHVKLKLETDQSAANTRDGELIGKWIAKSDVPFPGEARVLKKNLDWTLSLRLDGGFGKVHSIRFFPFGHDILHPAAQPVELGRHGATLSLSAADITAVSKPLEGVVVIEQEDGTRTGYEISAAEGSPLPDTSGLGPAGGMAGLQVAAWKLILLAILGGLILNLMPCVLPVLSMKAFGMVSAVSGGHAGEVRRHGIWYTAGVLVSFGVLAAIIVALRAATGPVTLGFQLQNAPVVAILVLVMFAVGLWLMGMFELGTSLQNLGSGLADRDGDAGAFFTGVLAAVVGSPCVGPFLGAALGAVMGHSAPVVFTFFLAMGFGLALPFLVLSFVPNLYKLLPRPGKWMDTLKQFFAFPMFLTAAWLAKVLGDLAGSGAVAWTATGAVAIAFAAWLWQREARLPRILAVVTLALSVFGVAERAMAPAPALGASSAYAAKYEAEPWSAGRVQSLVAEGRPVFIDFTASWCATCQVNKATTLKSRAVHDFFAANDVAFLVADFTRKDPAIAAELARHQRAGVPMYLWYPAGSDVPQVLPEILNQGLVTSLPLTP; translated from the coding sequence ATGAAGTTATCCGCCTGTCTTACCGCGCTGTTCGGCGCCATTCTGTTCATGCTGCCGGCTGCAGCGGCCCCGGTTGATGCGGGTCATGCGCGGGTTGAGCTGATCTCGGAACGCGATGCCGCTCTGCCGGGCGAGACGATCTATGCCGCGCTGAAAATGGACCTCGACAATGGCTGGCATGTCTACTGGCTGAATGCCGGGGATGCGGGCCTGCCGCCGCAGCTCATCGCTCAGCCGGGCAGCGATATCGAAGCCGATGCCATTGGCAAAATTGTCTGGCCGCTACCGCACCTTCTCCCGGTCGTCGAAGGGGAGATCATGGATTATGGCTACAATAACGAGGTCGTTTTTCCGTTCCCGATCACCATTCCCGAAGATGCGATGGGGCCGGTCACGCTGGATGTCATGGCCGACTATCTGATCTGCGAAGATACCTGTGTGCCTGAACAGGCGCATGTGAAGCTGAAGCTGGAAACCGACCAGTCCGCGGCGAACACCCGCGATGGTGAACTGATCGGCAAGTGGATCGCGAAAAGCGATGTGCCGTTCCCGGGCGAGGCGCGGGTTCTGAAGAAGAATCTCGACTGGACGCTCAGCCTCCGTCTCGATGGTGGTTTCGGCAAGGTTCACTCGATCCGCTTCTTCCCGTTCGGGCATGATATCCTGCACCCGGCTGCCCAGCCGGTGGAGCTTGGCCGTCACGGGGCCACCTTGTCGCTCAGCGCAGCGGACATCACCGCCGTCTCGAAGCCGCTGGAAGGCGTCGTCGTGATCGAGCAGGAGGACGGTACCCGCACCGGTTACGAGATCAGTGCGGCCGAAGGTTCGCCGCTGCCGGATACGTCCGGCCTCGGCCCGGCAGGGGGCATGGCCGGGCTTCAGGTCGCGGCCTGGAAACTGATCCTGCTGGCCATCCTGGGTGGCCTGATCCTCAATCTGATGCCGTGTGTGCTGCCCGTCCTGTCGATGAAGGCATTCGGCATGGTGTCGGCCGTGTCGGGCGGCCATGCCGGGGAAGTTCGCCGCCATGGCATCTGGTACACGGCAGGCGTCCTGGTTTCCTTTGGCGTACTGGCGGCGATCATCGTTGCCCTGCGTGCCGCGACGGGGCCGGTGACACTGGGCTTCCAGCTGCAGAACGCGCCTGTTGTCGCCATCCTTGTCCTTGTCATGTTTGCTGTCGGCCTTTGGCTGATGGGCATGTTCGAGCTGGGAACATCGCTGCAGAATCTGGGTTCCGGTCTGGCTGACCGGGATGGGGATGCGGGGGCCTTTTTCACCGGCGTGCTGGCTGCTGTGGTTGGCTCTCCCTGCGTCGGGCCGTTCCTTGGCGCGGCGCTCGGTGCGGTGATGGGGCATTCCGCTCCGGTCGTGTTTACCTTCTTCCTTGCCATGGGCTTTGGCCTGGCATTGCCCTTCCTTGTGCTGAGCTTCGTGCCGAACCTCTACAAATTGCTGCCGCGGCCGGGGAAATGGATGGACACGCTGAAGCAGTTCTTCGCGTTCCCGATGTTCCTGACAGCCGCGTGGCTCGCCAAAGTGTTGGGCGATCTGGCCGGTTCGGGCGCCGTTGCCTGGACAGCGACGGGCGCTGTCGCGATCGCATTCGCTGCATGGCTGTGGCAACGCGAAGCGCGTCTTCCGCGCATTCTGGCCGTGGTGACCCTGGCGCTTTCTGTCTTTGGCGTTGCGGAGCGGGCCATGGCGCCTGCGCCGGCCCTGGGCGCATCGTCCGCCTATGCCGCAAAATATGAGGCCGAACCGTGGAGCGCGGGCCGGGTGCAGTCTCTGGTCGCCGAGGGCCGGCCGGTCTTCATCGACTTTACGGCCAGCTGGTGCGCCACCTGCCAGGTGAACAAGGCAACGACCTTGAAATCCAGGGCCGTGCACGATTTCTTCGCGGCCAATGATGTTGCCTTCCTTGTCGCCGACTTCACCCGCAAGGATCCGGCCATCGCCGCAGAGCTGGCGCGGCATCAGCGCGCAGGCGTTCCGATGTATCTGTGGTATCCTGCCGGTTCGGACGTGCCGCAGGTCCTGCCTGAGATCCTCAATCAGGGCCTTGTCACCAGCTTGCCGCTTACCCCCTGA
- a CDS encoding DUF2794 domain-containing protein, translated as MSEFPSRRAPSEPRIAFHKTEMRPILDVYGRLVMAGEARDYAIGMHKDHAIFAIFRRHAENPTWRIEKQPHLANMQGQYVVYGQAGQVLRRGRDLQQVLRVFDRKRFTVVK; from the coding sequence ATGAGCGAATTTCCGTCCCGTCGGGCCCCAAGCGAGCCGCGAATCGCTTTCCACAAAACCGAGATGCGTCCGATTCTCGACGTCTACGGACGTTTGGTCATGGCGGGTGAGGCCCGCGACTATGCGATCGGCATGCACAAGGACCACGCCATCTTTGCGATCTTCCGCCGCCACGCGGAAAATCCGACCTGGCGGATCGAGAAACAGCCCCACCTTGCCAACATGCAGGGCCAGTATGTGGTGTACGGACAGGCCGGCCAGGTCCTGCGCCGCGGGCGCGATCTGCAGCAGGTCTTGCGGGTTTTCGACCGCAAGCGCTTCACCGTCGTGAAGTAA
- the rpsU gene encoding 30S ribosomal protein S21, protein MESTIVQIVVRDNNVEQALRALKKKMQREGLFREMKARQHFEKPSEKKARQRAEAVRRARKLARKRAQREGII, encoded by the coding sequence ATGGAGAGTACCATCGTACAGATCGTCGTCCGCGATAACAATGTCGAGCAAGCCCTGCGCGCTCTGAAGAAGAAAATGCAGCGTGAAGGCCTGTTCCGCGAAATGAAGGCCCGCCAGCATTTCGAGAAGCCGTCCGAGAAGAAAGCCCGCCAGCGCGCAGAGGCCGTCCGCCGCGCCCGCAAACTGGCCCGCAAGCGCGCCCAGCGCGAAGGCATCATCTAG
- a CDS encoding vWA domain-containing protein — protein sequence MRNRTLGLIMASAAAAALLTGCANEAGGSSDETAAEIPAPPAPPPPPQAEARQQKEMAASGAMDAYAAAPPPPMMMAPEPEFRDKYEDVDPNPVKLTSEEPVSTFSIDVDTASYANVRRFLKSGVLPPKDAVRIEEMVNYFDYTYPQPEAGADPFATYVTLAPSPFAEGRQLMQIGIQGRDIDRDARPPVNLTLLVDVSGSMHSEDKLPLAKQALKLMLDQMDPDDTISIAVYAGAAGEVLEPTPVSEKRKIYAALENLRAGGSTAGGEGLRLAYSLAEQGLKKDAVNRVMLLTDGDFNVGITDSEQLEDFVSRKRESGIYLSVLGFGRGNYNDALMQKIAQTGNGTAAYVDTLSEARKVLADDLGGNLFPIADDVKIQVEFNPARIAEYRLIGYETRMLDRADFNNDKVDAGDIGAGASVTAIYDITPVGSAAAQIDPLRYGDAANASDRKSGEYAFVKLRYKPPGAPDSILLTHAVTDSDKVDSLDAAPQWVRFATAVAGFGEMLRGGEDLGAGFSWKDIRNLAAGAKGKDEFGYRAEFIELTRLAETAEAQAALNRPAPEQ from the coding sequence ATGCGCAACAGGACACTGGGACTGATCATGGCAAGCGCGGCAGCGGCTGCGCTGCTGACAGGATGTGCCAACGAAGCGGGCGGGAGCAGCGACGAGACCGCGGCGGAAATCCCGGCACCGCCCGCCCCTCCACCACCTCCGCAAGCCGAGGCAAGGCAGCAAAAGGAGATGGCCGCAAGCGGTGCCATGGACGCCTATGCGGCCGCCCCGCCGCCACCAATGATGATGGCGCCGGAACCGGAGTTCCGCGACAAGTATGAAGACGTCGATCCGAACCCGGTCAAACTGACCAGCGAGGAACCGGTTTCGACCTTCTCGATTGATGTCGATACCGCGTCCTATGCCAATGTCCGCCGGTTCCTGAAAAGCGGTGTGCTGCCGCCGAAAGACGCGGTGCGGATCGAGGAGATGGTCAATTATTTCGACTATACCTATCCGCAGCCGGAAGCGGGCGCCGACCCGTTCGCCACCTATGTCACACTCGCCCCCTCCCCCTTCGCCGAGGGGCGCCAGTTGATGCAGATCGGCATTCAGGGCCGTGACATCGACCGCGACGCCCGTCCGCCGGTCAATCTGACCCTGCTGGTCGATGTGTCCGGCTCCATGCATTCAGAAGACAAGCTGCCGCTGGCCAAGCAGGCGCTGAAGCTGATGCTGGACCAGATGGACCCGGACGACACGATCTCCATCGCGGTTTATGCCGGTGCGGCCGGTGAAGTGCTGGAACCGACGCCTGTCAGCGAAAAGCGCAAGATCTACGCCGCCCTTGAAAATCTGCGAGCCGGCGGCTCGACCGCAGGCGGCGAAGGCCTTCGCCTTGCCTATTCGCTGGCCGAACAGGGCCTGAAGAAAGACGCCGTGAACCGCGTCATGCTGCTGACCGATGGCGACTTCAATGTCGGCATCACGGACTCCGAACAGCTGGAAGACTTCGTGTCCCGTAAACGCGAAAGCGGCATCTACCTCTCTGTCCTCGGCTTCGGGCGCGGCAATTACAATGATGCGCTGATGCAGAAGATCGCCCAGACGGGCAATGGCACCGCCGCCTATGTCGACACGCTGAGCGAGGCCCGCAAAGTGCTGGCCGACGACCTTGGCGGCAATCTGTTCCCGATTGCCGACGATGTGAAAATCCAGGTCGAGTTCAATCCGGCCCGTATCGCGGAATATCGCCTGATCGGCTATGAAACCCGCATGCTCGACCGGGCAGACTTCAACAATGACAAGGTGGATGCCGGGGACATCGGCGCAGGCGCCAGTGTGACCGCCATCTACGACATCACGCCGGTCGGATCGGCCGCCGCCCAGATCGACCCGCTGCGCTACGGCGATGCCGCCAATGCCAGCGACCGGAAGTCCGGCGAATACGCGTTCGTGAAGCTGCGCTACAAGCCGCCGGGCGCGCCGGACTCCATCCTGCTGACCCATGCGGTGACAGATTCGGACAAGGTCGACAGCCTGGATGCGGCCCCGCAATGGGTGCGCTTCGCAACGGCGGTGGCCGGGTTCGGTGAAATGCTGCGCGGCGGCGAAGATCTCGGCGCCGGCTTCAGCTGGAAAGACATCCGCAATCTCGCCGCCGGGGCGAAGGGTAAGGATGAGTTTGGCTACCGGGCGGAATTCATTGAGCTGACCCGGCTGGCCGAAACGGCTGAGGCGCAGGCGGCGCTGAACCGGCCTGCGCCCGAACAATAG
- a CDS encoding DUF885 domain-containing protein — MKSTSDTRFLIRRRTVLAGLAAGASLAACGPQVDDAGTPRRIAREVDQTLQSIAMTELAADPELATRLGLTEDAVGYPFNRYLTDRSQAAYERRRVSRLEILEALAATPRPAEGSPQARHLDTVTAAYETAESLFVSGHGQTGLGVSYPYVMDHMRGAYIDVPDLLSRAHPVRTAAEARAYVDRLAQFADAMEDERRRLEADAKSGILPPDFILARMKDVALKFAEGPTDTHVLITTLESQLAGPEDLSLEEAGDILVRAKRLVREEIQPAYLHLAEAFTSLQANAPSQPGVWQQPDGAAYYQAALQAYTDQGVSAETLHALGLTEVDRLTAELELALFEAGLTEGSAAERLTLLSAEPDQIFEATPEGHAALLALMQTYLDKAEAALPHVVSTVPRTKVALRAVPEFLEASAPSAFYSAAPANGSAPGLFEINLSDMTDWPAFTLATLVFHETVPGHHLESALTAETARLPLIRQMIWNVAYGEGWGVYAETLADDIGLYHDDPLARIGYLQSLLFRAARLVADTGIHSMHWSRQEAIDYLVSVTGQPEGPMAQEVDRYAVWPGQAAAYWIGRKRMLDLRERAERVLGPDFDFVEFHDTILTGGPRPLSILEQDIERWYTAKIRN, encoded by the coding sequence ATGAAATCCACGTCTGACACGCGTTTTCTCATCCGGCGCCGCACCGTGCTGGCGGGCCTCGCCGCCGGGGCCTCACTTGCGGCCTGCGGCCCGCAGGTCGACGATGCGGGTACGCCCCGGCGCATCGCGCGCGAAGTGGATCAGACTCTGCAATCCATCGCCATGACGGAACTGGCGGCCGACCCGGAACTCGCCACCCGGCTGGGCCTGACCGAAGATGCTGTCGGTTACCCCTTCAACCGCTACCTGACGGACCGGTCGCAGGCTGCCTATGAGCGCCGCCGGGTCAGCCGTCTGGAAATCCTGGAAGCGCTGGCCGCAACGCCCCGCCCCGCCGAAGGCAGCCCGCAGGCCCGTCATCTGGATACCGTGACAGCAGCGTACGAGACCGCGGAATCCCTGTTCGTGTCAGGGCACGGCCAGACCGGGCTCGGCGTTTCCTACCCCTATGTGATGGACCATATGCGCGGCGCCTATATCGACGTGCCGGACCTGCTCAGCCGTGCCCACCCGGTGCGGACCGCCGCCGAAGCGCGCGCCTATGTCGACCGGCTCGCCCAGTTTGCAGACGCGATGGAAGACGAGCGCCGGCGCCTGGAAGCTGACGCGAAATCCGGAATCCTGCCGCCGGACTTCATTCTCGCGCGCATGAAGGACGTCGCCCTGAAATTCGCCGAAGGGCCAACCGATACGCATGTTCTGATCACGACACTGGAAAGTCAGCTCGCAGGGCCGGAGGATCTCAGCCTCGAAGAGGCCGGGGACATTCTGGTCCGCGCGAAACGCCTTGTCCGGGAAGAAATCCAGCCCGCCTACCTGCACCTCGCCGAGGCGTTCACCAGCCTGCAGGCCAACGCGCCATCCCAGCCGGGCGTGTGGCAGCAACCGGATGGTGCCGCCTATTACCAGGCTGCGCTGCAGGCCTATACCGACCAAGGCGTCTCCGCCGAAACCCTGCATGCGCTGGGCCTCACCGAAGTGGACCGGCTGACGGCGGAACTTGAACTCGCTCTGTTCGAGGCGGGCCTGACCGAAGGCAGCGCAGCGGAGCGGCTGACGCTGCTGTCGGCCGAACCGGACCAGATCTTCGAGGCAACGCCGGAGGGCCATGCCGCCCTGCTGGCCCTGATGCAGACCTATCTGGACAAGGCCGAAGCCGCCCTGCCCCACGTCGTATCGACCGTGCCGCGCACGAAAGTCGCCTTGCGCGCCGTGCCGGAATTCCTGGAAGCGTCCGCCCCGTCAGCCTTCTATTCCGCCGCCCCGGCGAACGGGTCCGCGCCGGGCCTGTTCGAAATCAATCTCTCCGACATGACGGACTGGCCGGCCTTCACGCTGGCGACGCTGGTGTTCCACGAGACCGTGCCCGGCCACCATCTGGAAAGCGCGCTGACGGCGGAGACAGCCCGCCTGCCCCTGATCCGCCAGATGATCTGGAACGTTGCCTATGGCGAGGGCTGGGGCGTTTATGCCGAGACCCTGGCGGACGATATCGGACTATACCATGACGATCCGCTGGCCAGGATTGGCTATCTCCAGTCTCTGCTGTTCCGGGCCGCCCGCCTGGTGGCCGATACCGGCATTCACAGCATGCACTGGAGCCGGCAGGAAGCGATCGACTATCTCGTCTCCGTCACAGGGCAGCCGGAAGGCCCGATGGCGCAGGAAGTGGACCGTTACGCGGTCTGGCCCGGCCAGGCGGCGGCATACTGGATCGGACGCAAGCGAATGCTGGACCTGCGCGAGCGGGCCGAGCGGGTGCTGGGCCCCGACTTCGACTTCGTGGAATTCCATGACACGATCCTCACCGGCGGCCCGCGGCCACTGTCGATCCTCGAACAGGATATCGAGCGCTGGTACACAGCGAAGATCCGGAACTGA
- a CDS encoding DUF2834 domain-containing protein, whose product MSKTFFEASVLLVGAAFTIAFGVIVVPALIESGDIAGAFAAGFVNPFASGYSLDTILCAVILMVWVLHERSALGIRHGWVAIPLSIIPGVASAFAVYLVIRSRQLNARS is encoded by the coding sequence ATGAGCAAAACGTTTTTTGAGGCGTCCGTCCTCCTGGTGGGGGCGGCCTTCACGATTGCCTTTGGCGTGATTGTTGTCCCGGCCCTGATCGAGAGCGGGGATATTGCCGGGGCCTTTGCGGCGGGCTTCGTCAATCCGTTTGCGTCCGGCTATTCGCTGGACACGATTCTCTGCGCGGTCATTCTGATGGTCTGGGTGCTCCATGAGCGAAGCGCGCTGGGCATCCGGCACGGCTGGGTCGCGATCCCGCTCTCCATCATCCCCGGCGTCGCCTCGGCCTTCGCTGTGTATCTTGTGATCCGGTCCAGGCAGCTCAACGCACGCTCTTAA
- a CDS encoding redoxin domain-containing protein: protein MITINRRNLSLAAGMAAAVALTAGALIASTAQADSGLPIGRPAPDFTTMDSNGDPVSLSDFAGRTVVLEWTNEGCPFVRKHYAQPPGNMQGLQADADADGTVWLTVISSAPGKQGHVDGAAANQWAEEHDASPAHVLLDPDGTLGRLYQAKTTPHMYIIGPKGQVAYQGAIDSVASANVADIASATNYVREALTSLSAAEPIGVSSTKPYGCSVKY from the coding sequence ATGATCACGATCAATCGGCGAAACCTGTCGCTGGCGGCTGGTATGGCGGCCGCCGTCGCATTGACGGCCGGGGCATTGATTGCCTCCACCGCGCAGGCGGATTCCGGCCTGCCGATCGGTCGCCCTGCACCTGATTTCACGACCATGGATTCCAATGGAGACCCGGTCTCCCTGTCCGATTTCGCCGGCCGTACTGTTGTGCTGGAATGGACGAATGAGGGCTGTCCCTTCGTGCGCAAGCACTATGCTCAGCCGCCGGGTAACATGCAGGGTCTGCAGGCTGATGCCGATGCAGACGGGACGGTCTGGCTGACGGTGATTTCATCGGCGCCTGGCAAACAGGGCCATGTCGACGGCGCAGCAGCAAATCAGTGGGCGGAAGAACACGATGCGAGTCCAGCGCATGTGCTGCTGGACCCGGATGGCACACTCGGGCGGCTCTATCAGGCGAAGACCACGCCGCACATGTACATCATCGGTCCGAAGGGCCAGGTCGCCTATCAGGGGGCAATCGACTCGGTGGCCTCAGCCAATGTGGCGGACATTGCATCGGCCACCAATTATGTCCGCGAAGCGCTGACCAGCCTGTCTGCGGCAGAGCCAATCGGTGTCAGCTCCACAAAACCCTATGGCTGTTCGGTGAAATATTAG
- a CDS encoding ABC transporter permease gives MRNIYLIFRRDYLGYVKAWGFWLSLAAVPALMLIGSMFALFAAQSSPVRYYTVIEPRQVYAEAIDTELARNETAAMAQELSDQMQLPEGAMNTGAMQTLRDRKFIEVTPPARDLDSLRPYLLGQQLVSGPLGDKPLFAAFILSEDGKSLEYWSDDVNINTLRFEAEDAVRRLARKHALEAAGLGPDFIQEADDAAVQVPARRIRSVAEQESAGAEVTLADRAPVFVAGALAYFLWLMVFSIIQYLLMGTIEERSNKIFDTLLTSVRMPELLAGKLLAVFAVTSTMMLVWGLFALSGSAFLATQVPGAGSMITPFLAAAGSPQILIPALVSFVLGYIMYGMIFMALGSLCDTIQEAQTLLSPMMILLMLPMFAIFIAFQDPGSPVVDIATWVPVFTPFLLILRMPHDPPMWEVGLQMGLMVVTTLAVLWISVRVYRAGAVNGASIGDLGKMLKGMFRKKAV, from the coding sequence ATGAGGAATATCTATCTCATCTTCCGCCGGGACTATCTCGGCTATGTGAAAGCCTGGGGGTTCTGGCTGAGCCTTGCCGCCGTGCCCGCCTTGATGCTGATCGGCTCCATGTTCGCGCTGTTCGCAGCGCAGTCCTCGCCGGTCCGCTATTATACGGTGATCGAGCCGAGACAGGTCTATGCCGAGGCGATCGATACCGAACTCGCCCGCAATGAGACGGCCGCCATGGCGCAGGAGCTGTCAGACCAGATGCAATTGCCGGAAGGCGCCATGAATACCGGGGCGATGCAGACGCTCCGGGATCGGAAATTCATCGAGGTGACGCCGCCTGCGCGCGACCTGGACAGCCTGCGGCCTTATCTTCTGGGCCAGCAGCTCGTGTCCGGCCCGCTCGGAGACAAGCCGCTGTTTGCGGCCTTCATCCTGTCGGAAGACGGCAAGTCGCTCGAATACTGGAGCGATGACGTCAACATCAACACGTTGCGCTTTGAGGCCGAGGATGCCGTACGCCGCCTTGCCCGCAAGCATGCGCTGGAGGCGGCCGGTCTTGGCCCGGATTTTATCCAGGAAGCCGATGACGCGGCCGTGCAGGTGCCCGCCCGGCGCATCCGCAGCGTCGCGGAGCAGGAATCGGCCGGGGCGGAAGTCACGCTGGCCGACAGGGCGCCCGTCTTCGTCGCTGGGGCGCTCGCCTATTTCCTGTGGCTGATGGTGTTCTCGATCATCCAGTACCTGCTGATGGGCACGATCGAGGAACGCTCCAACAAGATCTTCGACACGCTGCTGACATCTGTGCGCATGCCGGAATTGCTGGCAGGCAAGCTGCTCGCCGTGTTCGCGGTGACCTCCACCATGATGCTGGTCTGGGGCCTGTTCGCGCTGTCGGGCTCTGCTTTTCTCGCAACGCAGGTGCCGGGGGCAGGGAGCATGATCACGCCGTTCCTGGCAGCGGCGGGCAGCCCGCAGATCCTGATCCCGGCGCTGGTCAGCTTCGTGCTCGGCTATATCATGTACGGCATGATCTTCATGGCGCTCGGCTCCCTCTGCGACACGATCCAGGAGGCGCAGACGCTGCTCAGCCCGATGATGATCCTGCTGATGCTGCCCATGTTCGCAATCTTCATTGCCTTTCAGGATCCAGGCTCTCCGGTGGTGGACATTGCCACCTGGGTGCCGGTGTTCACGCCCTTCCTGCTGATCCTGCGCATGCCGCATGATCCGCCGATGTGGGAAGTCGGCCTGCAGATGGGCCTGATGGTGGTGACGACGCTGGCCGTGCTCTGGATCTCCGTCCGCGTTTACCGGGCAGGGGCCGTCAACGGCGCCAGCATCGGCGACCTCGGCAAGATGCTGAAAGGCATGTTCCGGAAGAAGGCGGTTTAG
- a CDS encoding COQ9 family protein, whose amino-acid sequence MTVTPSRKLRRRWLEKLLPEVAFDGWTDAAAARAANDAGLDEGEQALAAPRGVIDLIDGFFEEAGEAAKADLAAQDLSAMRVPDKVKAGVLAWLKALEPNREAVRRAVSRGMVPWNAGPALQRGWAVADFVWDAAGDTAEDYNRYSKRGLLTAILPPIVLYWLDNPSQEDLDDYVSRRLAQASGAGRTAGKILGPLLDAIGSKRPNSGKAPDARN is encoded by the coding sequence ATGACTGTCACACCTTCCCGAAAACTTCGCCGCCGCTGGCTGGAAAAGCTGCTTCCGGAGGTCGCTTTTGACGGCTGGACGGACGCCGCTGCAGCCCGAGCGGCCAATGACGCCGGGCTTGATGAGGGTGAACAGGCCCTTGCGGCCCCGCGCGGCGTGATCGACCTGATTGACGGATTCTTCGAGGAAGCAGGGGAGGCGGCAAAGGCAGACCTTGCTGCACAAGACCTGTCCGCCATGCGCGTGCCGGACAAGGTGAAGGCCGGGGTGCTGGCCTGGCTGAAGGCGCTGGAGCCCAACCGGGAGGCCGTCCGCCGGGCTGTCTCACGCGGCATGGTGCCGTGGAATGCGGGGCCTGCGCTGCAGCGCGGCTGGGCCGTGGCCGATTTTGTCTGGGACGCGGCCGGTGACACGGCCGAGGATTACAACCGCTACTCCAAGCGGGGGCTGCTCACCGCCATCCTGCCGCCGATCGTGCTGTACTGGCTGGATAACCCCTCCCAGGAAGATCTCGACGACTATGTTTCCCGCCGCCTCGCCCAGGCCTCGGGCGCCGGGCGTACGGCCGGCAAGATCCTTGGCCCCCTTCTTGACGCCATCGGGTCAAAAAGGCCCAATAGCGGAAAGGCGCCAGACGCGCGCAACTGA
- a CDS encoding GNAT family N-acetyltransferase encodes MLQIVPETPALHAEAIEDLFDRTFGPGHFAKTAERLREYSHSLPEINRVAVLDGQVIAVCRVWPLVVGAARDRALFYGPVAVAPSHRGSRLGLTVTGEALEAGKAAGWPAAILIGVPAYFGEIGFTVTPRNQLTFPGPQDQARVMVKDLAGDASKLSGMVSGLVAAP; translated from the coding sequence ATGCTCCAGATTGTGCCCGAAACCCCAGCCCTCCATGCCGAAGCGATCGAAGACCTCTTCGACCGGACCTTCGGCCCCGGCCACTTTGCCAAGACCGCCGAGCGGCTGCGCGAATACTCGCACTCGCTGCCGGAGATCAATCGCGTGGCCGTGCTGGACGGGCAGGTGATTGCGGTCTGCCGCGTCTGGCCGCTGGTCGTTGGGGCTGCCCGGGACCGGGCGTTGTTTTACGGGCCGGTTGCCGTGGCCCCGTCTCACCGGGGCAGCCGTCTTGGCCTGACCGTGACGGGCGAGGCGCTGGAGGCCGGCAAGGCCGCCGGCTGGCCTGCCGCCATCCTGATCGGCGTGCCGGCCTATTTTGGCGAGATCGGCTTTACCGTGACCCCGAGGAACCAGCTGACGTTTCCTGGCCCGCAGGACCAGGCTCGCGTCATGGTGAAAGACCTCGCCGGGGATGCCAGCAAACTGTCCGGTATGGTCAGCGGGTTGGTGGCGGCGCCTTAA
- a CDS encoding SapC family protein translates to MNTPPAAGQPALTGQVLFYKQPQPLSLEDHAGLGVKQIDQPFNFMREAHAMPVTVTEFGMCASSYPVIFVGDERTPVAVMGIRQGQNLYVNEDGRVADDYYVPAFARRYPFVFASDDNSDRLVLCVDREAPMVTNQPEVPFFENGEPSKFTNDAIEFCKEFERQRRATTDFVKLLRDFDLFEQKTVNFQPRNPDGTEAGPQQKIADYWAVSEERLNQLPDEKYLELRASGALGAIYAQMVSLLNWQRVIQRAMRMPGPAPTAPQPANA, encoded by the coding sequence GTGAACACGCCTCCCGCAGCAGGCCAGCCGGCCCTTACTGGCCAGGTCCTATTCTACAAGCAGCCTCAGCCGCTGTCTCTGGAAGATCATGCCGGTCTCGGCGTCAAGCAGATCGACCAGCCATTCAATTTCATGCGCGAAGCGCACGCCATGCCGGTCACTGTGACGGAATTCGGCATGTGTGCCAGCTCCTACCCGGTGATCTTCGTCGGTGATGAGCGGACTCCGGTCGCTGTCATGGGCATCCGTCAGGGCCAGAACCTCTATGTGAATGAAGACGGCCGCGTGGCGGACGACTATTACGTGCCGGCCTTTGCCCGCCGGTATCCGTTCGTATTTGCGTCGGACGACAATTCCGACCGGCTGGTCCTGTGCGTCGACCGCGAGGCACCGATGGTGACCAACCAGCCGGAAGTGCCTTTCTTTGAAAACGGCGAGCCGAGCAAGTTCACCAACGACGCCATTGAATTCTGCAAGGAATTCGAACGCCAGCGCCGCGCGACGACTGATTTCGTCAAGCTGCTCCGTGATTTCGACCTGTTCGAGCAGAAAACGGTCAACTTCCAGCCGCGCAACCCGGATGGCACCGAAGCTGGCCCGCAGCAGAAGATTGCCGACTACTGGGCGGTCTCTGAAGAGCGCCTGAACCAGCTTCCGGACGAAAAATACCTCGAATTGCGGGCCAGTGGCGCGCTTGGCGCGATTTACGCGCAAATGGTTTCGCTGCTGAACTGGCAGCGGGTCATCCAGCGCGCCATGCGTATGCCTGGGCCTGCGCCAACGGCGCCGCAGCCAGCCAACGCCTGA